The following coding sequences are from one Hyphomonas adhaerens MHS-3 window:
- a CDS encoding Coq4 family protein, whose product MTSGDKLKARFLRRVEKPVSREELKRLARSCKSAGKRAAPEDRMDIAAALAHAAFLAPDRTAETYDAVSEGWTGNAVKAARIEPFDRAPEPVPPGLWDEYWGIVEDGLAGKLDALAITQRTAALGKYFTDQATARVAEMAHLFEGVSQAAERDMPELISLSTLAACPQGSLGREFHDLIVDNKFDLEVLDRTEISIHALPQPLDYLNTRMLQAHDLWHITAGYETTALHEIAISAFQMAQFGHNYSAQFLSITAVISALSPARGYPILMDTVTSAWIHGRETPSMILIPWEDVWDQPVETIRRNYGIRPYERQYPADLIEQSRMLTGGLGMFTAVLHRVFTAVTGPLHPRRA is encoded by the coding sequence ATGACTTCTGGGGATAAACTCAAAGCCCGGTTTCTCCGCCGTGTAGAAAAGCCGGTCAGCCGCGAAGAGCTGAAACGCCTGGCCCGGTCGTGCAAGTCGGCCGGAAAACGCGCGGCGCCGGAAGACCGCATGGATATTGCTGCGGCGCTGGCGCATGCGGCATTTCTTGCGCCGGACCGGACCGCAGAAACCTATGATGCCGTCTCTGAAGGCTGGACCGGAAATGCCGTGAAGGCCGCCCGCATCGAACCTTTCGACCGGGCACCGGAGCCGGTTCCGCCTGGCCTGTGGGACGAATACTGGGGGATTGTGGAAGACGGGCTGGCTGGCAAACTCGACGCCCTGGCGATCACTCAGCGAACGGCGGCCCTGGGCAAGTATTTCACCGACCAGGCGACAGCGCGCGTCGCAGAAATGGCCCATTTGTTTGAGGGCGTGTCTCAAGCCGCCGAAAGGGACATGCCGGAGCTGATATCGCTCTCGACCCTCGCGGCCTGTCCGCAGGGGTCTTTGGGACGGGAATTTCACGACCTGATCGTCGACAACAAGTTTGATCTGGAAGTGCTGGACCGGACAGAGATATCCATTCACGCCTTGCCGCAGCCGCTGGATTATCTCAACACGCGGATGCTGCAGGCCCATGACCTGTGGCACATCACGGCGGGATATGAGACGACCGCCCTGCACGAGATCGCGATTTCCGCATTCCAGATGGCCCAGTTCGGGCATAATTATTCCGCCCAGTTCCTGTCGATCACGGCCGTGATTTCGGCCCTGTCGCCAGCGCGCGGATATCCCATTCTCATGGATACGGTGACGTCTGCGTGGATACACGGGCGCGAGACACCGTCCATGATCCTCATTCCCTGGGAAGACGTCTGGGACCAGCCGGTCGAGACGATCCGGCGTAACTACGGAATACGGCCTTACGAGCGGCAATATCCGGCCGACCTGATTGAGCAGAGCCGTATGCTGACGGGCGGTTTGGGCATGTTTACGGCGGTGTTGCACCGCGTGTTCACGGCCGTCACAGGGCCCCTCCATCCGCGGCGTGCCTGA
- a CDS encoding fumarylacetoacetate hydrolase family protein translates to MKLLRVGPTGREKPCILDADGAIRDASAFVDDWDGDSITDDVLKQVARLDLSGLPEVDPASRTGPCVADVGKFVCIGLNYADHAAETGAEVPSEPVVFFKATSAICGPDDNLEIPRGSTKTDWEVELGVVIGKETKYVSEADAMDHVAGYCVVHDVSERAFQLEGTGQWVKGKSADTFGPIGPWLVTKDEIADPQDLSMWLDVNGAAMQRGSTKTMVFGVAHLVSYLSQYMSLQAGDIISTGTPPGVGLSKDPPQYLRHGDVVTLGIEGLGEQKQTCIDG, encoded by the coding sequence ATGAAACTCTTGAGGGTTGGGCCGACCGGGCGCGAGAAGCCCTGCATTCTGGATGCAGATGGAGCCATCCGGGATGCGAGTGCATTCGTGGATGACTGGGATGGCGACTCCATTACCGATGACGTGCTGAAACAGGTTGCCCGCCTTGACCTGTCCGGCCTTCCGGAAGTCGACCCCGCCAGCCGCACCGGGCCTTGCGTGGCCGACGTCGGGAAGTTCGTCTGTATCGGTCTGAACTATGCCGACCATGCCGCCGAGACCGGCGCGGAGGTTCCGTCGGAACCGGTCGTGTTCTTCAAGGCGACCAGCGCGATCTGCGGCCCGGATGACAATCTTGAGATTCCCAGAGGGTCAACAAAGACGGATTGGGAAGTCGAGCTGGGCGTCGTGATCGGCAAGGAAACGAAATACGTCTCCGAAGCCGATGCCATGGACCATGTGGCGGGATATTGCGTCGTCCACGATGTGTCGGAGCGCGCCTTCCAGCTGGAAGGGACCGGGCAATGGGTCAAAGGGAAAAGTGCCGATACGTTCGGCCCGATCGGCCCGTGGCTGGTCACAAAGGATGAGATTGCAGACCCGCAGGACCTGTCCATGTGGCTGGACGTGAATGGCGCAGCCATGCAGCGCGGATCCACCAAAACCATGGTGTTCGGCGTGGCGCACCTAGTCAGCTACCTGTCTCAATATATGAGCCTGCAGGCCGGAGACATCATATCGACCGGGACACCGCCCGGCGTGGGGCTCTCAAAAGACCCGCCACAGTATTTGCGGCACGGCGACGTCGTGACCTTGGGCATCGAGGGACTGGGCGAGCAGAAACAAACCTGCATCGACGGATAA